From Phycisphaerae bacterium, one genomic window encodes:
- a CDS encoding ABC transporter permease yields the protein MTTTYVLMQNLRRNPLRTALTAVAFALPMAIFVAAISFVVAMAEIGKANAKELRMAVHHKTTVINMLPEGTRKKIEAMDPDEKRLVAICGMRWFGGKVPNTQNAIQSLAADPDTFPLVYTDAEMSEADKEAWNKDRQACVIGYGVAETYGWSPGSRIVLKSSVPPYLELEFHVIKILATKSRANVLYFRRDFLAESLKEAGEVNHASCNIFWIKCRDVESMRSLQTEIDATFANSPNETKSEDENAFGASFAQAAGNLPGLMQAMAIVVVVIIALVAGNTMMMSFRDRTRELAVFKAIGFQNRRIFLIVLGESVSMALLGAIIGIVPAVIFLYLFPIRQMGLLPISALTVSPVSVIGSLVIALLVGLAAGLTPAVRALRLRTVDALRNVA from the coding sequence ATGACCACGACGTACGTGCTCATGCAGAACCTGCGGCGCAATCCGCTGCGAACCGCGCTCACGGCCGTGGCGTTCGCCCTGCCGATGGCGATCTTCGTCGCGGCGATCTCGTTCGTCGTGGCGATGGCCGAAATCGGCAAGGCGAATGCCAAAGAACTGCGGATGGCCGTCCATCACAAGACGACGGTCATCAACATGCTGCCCGAGGGCACGCGAAAAAAAATCGAGGCGATGGACCCGGACGAGAAGCGACTCGTCGCAATCTGTGGGATGCGCTGGTTTGGCGGAAAAGTGCCCAATACCCAGAACGCGATTCAAAGCCTGGCGGCGGACCCGGACACGTTTCCCCTTGTTTACACCGACGCGGAAATGAGCGAAGCAGATAAGGAAGCATGGAATAAAGACCGCCAGGCGTGCGTCATTGGTTACGGCGTCGCGGAGACCTACGGCTGGTCGCCGGGGAGCCGAATCGTCCTCAAAAGCTCGGTGCCCCCCTATCTGGAACTCGAATTTCACGTCATCAAGATCCTGGCGACAAAATCGCGGGCCAATGTCCTTTATTTCCGGCGCGATTTCCTGGCCGAGTCGCTGAAAGAGGCCGGGGAGGTCAACCATGCGTCGTGCAACATCTTCTGGATCAAATGCCGCGATGTGGAGTCGATGCGCTCGCTACAGACCGAAATCGACGCGACCTTCGCCAACAGTCCCAACGAAACAAAATCGGAAGACGAAAACGCCTTCGGCGCGAGCTTCGCCCAGGCGGCGGGAAATCTGCCGGGCCTGATGCAAGCCATGGCCATCGTCGTTGTCGTCATCATCGCTCTCGTGGCGGGCAACACCATGATGATGAGCTTCCGCGATCGCACGCGCGAACTCGCCGTGTTCAAGGCCATCGGCTTCCAGAACCGGCGCATCTTCCTCATCGTCCTGGGCGAGAGCGTGTCCATGGCGCTGCTCGGCGCGATCATCGGCATCGTCCCTGCCGTCATCTTCCTCTACCTTTTCCCCATTCGCCAAATGGGGCTTCTGCCGATCAGCGCGCTGACCGTCTCGCCGGTGTCGGTCATTGGGTCACTGGTCATCGCCTTGTTGGTCGGGTTGGCCGCGGGTTTGACGCCCGCCGTCCGCGCGCTGCGCTTGCGTACCGTCGATGCGTTGCGAAACGTCGCTTAG
- a CDS encoding ABC transporter permease — MALPLSYNWRNLLVRKTTTTLTVLVIAAVVGVFAWLMGFRTALTHSLSFANDQHKLIVLKQGATSETNSAIPTDEYNKLTQLNREILTDGGGEQLKSPEMIVQVSLPRVRDAGQTNANVAVRGVTDEAFKVHPNIKLLGEKFRQGALEVIVGQSAAKQFAGLEIGQTINLGYSGNRGYRIVGYFSADGGPMESEIWGPLTTLMSSYQRTMYSSVGLRLAPDMVPEQVVKTIEGPAIELTAQTEPQYWEEQSKNVQIYLMIVSILVAIMCAAAAFSIANTMFASVAGRVREFAMLRTIGFSSGQILVSVIIEAVLLSILGGLLGCLGCLLWLELAGNTKDMFGRSTFTTMAFEIHMTPWIVFLSLVSVAVVGVLGAVVPAIRAARVQVVTALRQA; from the coding sequence TTGGCGCTGCCGCTCTCTTACAACTGGCGAAACCTCCTGGTCCGCAAGACCACCACGACGCTCACCGTCTTGGTCATCGCGGCGGTCGTCGGTGTGTTCGCCTGGCTCATGGGCTTTCGCACGGCCCTGACGCACTCCCTCTCGTTCGCCAACGACCAGCACAAGCTCATCGTCCTCAAGCAGGGCGCGACGTCGGAAACCAACAGCGCCATCCCCACCGACGAATACAACAAGCTGACCCAGCTCAATCGCGAGATCCTGACCGACGGCGGCGGCGAGCAGCTCAAGAGCCCCGAGATGATTGTGCAAGTGTCCCTGCCACGCGTGCGCGACGCCGGCCAGACCAACGCCAACGTCGCCGTCCGTGGGGTGACCGATGAGGCCTTCAAGGTGCATCCCAACATCAAGCTGCTCGGCGAAAAGTTCCGGCAGGGCGCGCTGGAGGTCATCGTCGGTCAGTCGGCGGCGAAGCAGTTCGCCGGACTGGAGATCGGCCAGACCATCAACCTCGGCTACAGCGGCAATCGCGGATACAGAATCGTCGGGTACTTCTCCGCCGACGGCGGGCCCATGGAGAGCGAAATCTGGGGACCGCTGACCACGCTGATGAGCTCCTACCAGCGGACCATGTACTCCTCGGTCGGCCTGCGCCTGGCCCCGGACATGGTCCCCGAACAGGTCGTGAAGACGATCGAAGGGCCCGCAATCGAACTGACGGCCCAGACCGAGCCGCAGTATTGGGAGGAGCAATCCAAAAACGTCCAAATCTACCTGATGATTGTTTCGATTCTGGTGGCAATCATGTGCGCCGCCGCGGCCTTTTCCATCGCCAATACGATGTTTGCCTCAGTCGCCGGGCGGGTCCGTGAGTTCGCCATGCTCCGCACGATCGGCTTTTCGAGCGGTCAGATACTGGTCAGCGTGATCATTGAGGCGGTATTGCTCTCCATCCTCGGCGGCCTGTTGGGGTGCCTGGGATGCTTGTTGTGGCTGGAATTGGCCGGAAACACCAAGGATATGTTCGGTCGCAGCACCTTTACGACAATGGCCTTTGAGATCCATATGACGCCGTGGATCGTATTTCTCTCGCTGGTGTCGGTGGCAGTGGTGGGCGTCCTGGGGGCCGTAGTGCCGGCGATTCGGGCCGCGCGGGTGCAGGTCGTCACGGCCCTGCGGCAAGCCTAG
- a CDS encoding FtsX-like permease family protein: MTLRILYLSRNLTRNPRRTLLTCAAVALPITVYVLAMAVVDGVNRFLENSGKQLRIAITQKTSIINPLPEGHRRKIEALDPTGQRIVAVCGLRWIGGQRENAPTPLSSIAVDPDTFVKCFPEHRLTEKEIEAWHKDRQAIMLGRATAGEMGWKVGDRISILPSVPPYRPLEFHVVSTLPDAEDYVTNWFRRDYFEEEIKKEEDLPLGQVSFFFVKCASKEDLDFYRGEIDRHFSGSRDETKSQDEKTFMNEFITQQFDLPKNLTLLSILTVFVAVTAAANTMSMNFRDRINEVATLKALGFSGGFSFALIQAESLLLCALGGLIGALGPYIAFTYTPLKNWTVPLIQTLVVNLNVCGQALLIALAIGVIAAAWPSWSAARMKVVSALRNLE, translated from the coding sequence TTGACGCTCCGCATTCTCTATCTTTCCCGCAACCTCACCCGCAACCCGCGGCGCACCCTGCTCACCTGCGCGGCGGTCGCCCTCCCGATCACGGTGTATGTCCTGGCGATGGCCGTCGTCGACGGCGTCAATCGCTTCCTGGAAAACTCCGGCAAACAATTGCGCATCGCAATTACCCAGAAGACCTCCATCATCAATCCCCTGCCGGAAGGCCATCGGCGAAAGATCGAAGCGCTTGATCCGACAGGACAGCGTATTGTCGCCGTTTGCGGGCTTCGCTGGATCGGCGGACAACGGGAGAATGCGCCCACGCCGCTCTCGTCCATCGCCGTGGACCCGGACACGTTTGTGAAATGCTTCCCGGAACACAGGTTGACCGAGAAGGAAATCGAAGCCTGGCACAAGGACCGTCAGGCGATCATGCTCGGCCGCGCCACGGCGGGCGAGATGGGCTGGAAGGTAGGCGATCGCATATCCATCCTGCCGTCCGTGCCTCCTTACCGGCCGCTGGAATTTCACGTCGTGTCCACGCTTCCCGACGCCGAGGACTATGTCACGAACTGGTTTCGGCGCGACTACTTTGAGGAAGAGATCAAGAAAGAAGAGGACCTCCCTCTGGGCCAGGTCAGTTTCTTCTTTGTAAAGTGCGCGAGCAAGGAGGATCTCGATTTCTATCGAGGCGAAATCGACCGGCACTTTTCCGGCTCCCGCGACGAGACCAAATCCCAGGATGAAAAGACGTTCATGAACGAATTCATCACCCAGCAATTCGATTTGCCGAAAAATCTTACCCTTCTGTCCATTCTCACAGTTTTCGTCGCCGTCACAGCCGCAGCCAACACGATGAGCATGAATTTTCGCGATCGAATCAACGAAGTCGCGACGCTCAAGGCCCTCGGCTTTTCCGGCGGATTCTCCTTCGCGCTCATTCAGGCAGAGAGCCTGCTGTTGTGCGCGCTCGGCGGTTTGATCGGGGCGCTCGGTCCCTACATCGCCTTCACCTACACGCCGCTGAAAAACTGGACCGTTCCGCTCATCCAGACTCTGGTCGTAAACTTGAACGTGTGCGGCCAGGCGCTGCTCATCGCCCTGGCCATCGGCGTCATAGCCGCCGCCTGGCCGAGCTGGTCGGCGGCCCGTATGAAGGTCGTCTCCGCACTGCGAAACCTGGAATAA
- a CDS encoding FtsX-like permease family protein — MALPLIYNWRNLLVRKLSTTLTFTVVTSIVAVLAVLLSFAAGIRASLGASGSPLNVVALQTGATAESTSIVRPDEAARLVQTPGVGRSASGESLISQELCVQTNIPRRGPTAAQANVAVRGVDPVAFDVHPEVKMIEGRMFASGPLEVIVGKAARDRFADLHVGGHVVMGKTSNRSYEVVGIFEAGGGALESEVWAGRTTLSDSFDRRFVSSVVLRLEDAAQMDAALQYIQGPVVKLKAKRELDYYSDLASKSEEIVLLTSILITLMAIGAVFAVANTMYAAVDGRRREIAMLRTLGFSRTAIITSFIVESLLVCLSACVVGLLASSFVSGTRQDYLSDTTWTVLAYELKMTPQIVLSALALATIVGVTGALAPAVRASRTRIIEALRKA, encoded by the coding sequence ATGGCGCTGCCGCTCATCTATAACTGGCGAAACCTGCTGGTGCGAAAGCTGAGCACCACGTTGACCTTCACGGTCGTCACCTCGATTGTGGCGGTCCTTGCCGTCCTCCTTTCCTTTGCCGCGGGCATTCGCGCTTCCTTAGGGGCCAGCGGTTCGCCGCTCAACGTCGTTGCGCTGCAAACCGGCGCGACCGCCGAGAGTACGAGCATTGTTCGGCCCGACGAAGCGGCGAGACTCGTGCAAACGCCCGGCGTGGGGCGGAGCGCCTCCGGCGAATCCCTGATCAGCCAGGAACTCTGCGTACAGACCAATATCCCGCGCCGAGGTCCCACTGCCGCGCAGGCCAACGTCGCGGTCCGAGGCGTCGACCCCGTTGCGTTCGACGTCCATCCTGAGGTCAAGATGATCGAGGGGCGGATGTTCGCGTCCGGGCCATTGGAAGTGATAGTCGGAAAAGCCGCCCGGGATCGCTTCGCGGACCTGCACGTCGGCGGACACGTCGTCATGGGCAAGACGAGCAATCGATCTTATGAAGTCGTCGGCATCTTCGAAGCGGGCGGCGGCGCGCTGGAAAGCGAAGTCTGGGCCGGCCGAACGACGCTATCCGATTCCTTCGACCGCCGGTTCGTATCGTCCGTCGTGCTCCGCCTGGAAGATGCCGCGCAGATGGATGCCGCGCTTCAATACATCCAGGGGCCTGTGGTCAAGCTCAAGGCCAAGCGCGAGCTTGATTATTACTCGGATCTGGCGTCCAAGAGCGAAGAGATCGTGCTGTTGACGTCGATCTTGATTACGCTGATGGCGATCGGCGCCGTCTTCGCCGTCGCCAACACCATGTATGCCGCCGTAGACGGACGCCGACGTGAGATCGCGATGCTGCGCACATTGGGATTTTCGCGCACCGCGATAATCACCTCCTTCATTGTTGAGTCGCTTCTCGTGTGCTTAAGCGCCTGCGTCGTCGGACTCCTGGCCAGTTCGTTTGTCAGTGGAACCAGGCAAGACTATTTATCGGACACCACTTGGACGGTTTTGGCCTATGAATTGAAGATGACTCCGCAGATCGTTCTGTCTGCGCTCGCGTTGGCGACGATCGTCGGTGTGACCGGCGCGTTGGCGCCCGCCGTTCGCGCCTCGCGGACGCGGATTATTGAAGCCCTGCGAAAGGCGTGA
- a CDS encoding efflux RND transporter periplasmic adaptor subunit — MAAPPDIRSQLRTLSIPKERRPVAAAPATVSHRHYRRIILLGGLTGALAFGLYFAARQWGGLPGASAKADEIRLHVVTARKAGEPLPVLTATGKIVSDHKVQVSTKVSGQIVALHFEQGDRVKEGQVLARIEDVIYKARRDQAAANLEKSRANYEYQKINFERMARLFEGKNAPTIEHADAKRALEEAKAQAAADEAALAWAQKALTDCDVIAPIAGVILQRDVEVGDFVAAEGGRGMMANAQFGMIADMATLRVEVDISELDIAKVKKDMPCTITPDAYKDRRYRGHVLWIDPGANYSKATVQVKVRIDDPDDNLRVEGSAQVAFLSEPPPAESPSGGSAIWIPASSCQRDADAKSARVFLVDNGRLRQTPIRIGREVSGLVEVLGGLTPGQSIAIDGLDHLSDGMRVRS; from the coding sequence ATGGCCGCGCCCCCCGACATTCGAAGCCAACTCCGCACGCTGAGCATCCCCAAGGAACGTCGGCCCGTGGCCGCCGCGCCCGCGACCGTTTCTCATCGCCATTACCGGCGGATCATCTTGCTGGGCGGCCTGACCGGGGCGCTGGCCTTTGGCCTTTATTTTGCCGCGCGCCAATGGGGGGGCCTGCCGGGAGCATCCGCCAAGGCGGACGAGATTCGCCTTCATGTCGTCACCGCCCGCAAGGCCGGCGAGCCGCTTCCGGTCCTCACGGCGACGGGCAAGATCGTGTCCGACCACAAAGTCCAGGTTTCCACGAAGGTGTCGGGCCAGATTGTCGCCCTCCATTTCGAACAGGGCGATCGCGTCAAGGAGGGCCAGGTGCTGGCCCGGATCGAGGATGTGATCTACAAGGCACGTCGAGATCAGGCGGCGGCGAATCTCGAGAAGTCACGAGCCAATTACGAGTACCAAAAAATCAACTTTGAGCGGATGGCGAGGCTATTCGAAGGAAAAAACGCGCCGACCATCGAGCACGCCGACGCCAAACGGGCGCTGGAAGAAGCAAAGGCCCAGGCTGCCGCCGACGAGGCCGCTTTGGCCTGGGCGCAAAAGGCCCTGACCGACTGCGACGTGATCGCGCCGATTGCCGGCGTCATCCTCCAACGCGATGTCGAGGTCGGCGATTTCGTCGCCGCCGAGGGTGGCCGCGGAATGATGGCCAACGCCCAATTCGGCATGATCGCCGACATGGCCACGCTTCGCGTCGAGGTCGACATCAGTGAACTCGACATTGCCAAAGTGAAAAAGGACATGCCCTGCACCATCACGCCGGACGCTTACAAGGACCGGCGCTATCGCGGTCACGTCCTGTGGATCGATCCCGGGGCCAACTACTCCAAGGCCACAGTGCAGGTCAAAGTTCGCATTGACGATCCCGACGATAACCTGCGTGTCGAAGGCTCCGCGCAGGTCGCTTTCCTTTCCGAGCCACCTCCGGCTGAAAGCCCGTCCGGCGGTTCGGCAATCTGGATTCCGGCGTCTTCCTGTCAACGAGACGCCGACGCCAAAAGCGCCCGCGTTTTTCTCGTCGACAACGGCCGGCTCCGTCAGACGCCGATCCGCATCGGCCGCGAAGTCAGCGGTCTGGTCGAAGTCCTCGGAGGCCTGACGCCCGGCCAATCGATCGCCATTGATGGGCTGGACCACTTGTCCGACGGAATGCGCGTTAGATCGTAG
- a CDS encoding sigma-54 dependent transcriptional regulator, which produces MSDTAFILIVEDERSHGEALKEGLERAGHACRLVDSGDEAVASMKHRVPHVVVTDYRLGGSLNGLEVLKMARLISPWTQGILITAHGDEKLARDAIIEGGAYDYLPKPLDLEQLRATVNRAARQAMTLRENFHMREQLDRAYSFEGIIAVSSAMRSAVDRARRLAKTKLTVIIYGESGTGKELIARAIHNNSDRRKGPWVPVNCAGISEGILESELFGHVKGAFTNAHTDRRGLFEAADGGTIFLDEIGDMPQQMQAKLLRVLESGEIVRVGSNKPIHVDVRVVAATNRDLKQAVADRTFREDLFFRINQADINLLPLRDRREEIAPLIHHFIEQANALHKKGVKTVTSEALRLLENYRWPGNVRELQNVVNQMVVFCDGETLDVKDLPSTPPINASTEIVPLKPRAFNLTLEELEKMAIQHALAQHGGNREKAAKQLGIGARTLYRKIKEYNIR; this is translated from the coding sequence ATGTCCGACACCGCCTTTATCCTGATTGTCGAAGACGAACGCTCGCACGGCGAGGCCCTGAAAGAGGGACTGGAGCGCGCCGGACATGCCTGTCGGCTCGTCGATTCCGGCGACGAGGCCGTCGCGTCGATGAAACACCGCGTCCCCCACGTCGTCGTGACCGACTATCGCCTGGGCGGGTCGCTCAACGGTCTGGAGGTCCTCAAGATGGCCCGGCTGATCAGCCCCTGGACGCAGGGCATTCTTATCACCGCCCACGGCGATGAGAAGCTGGCTCGCGACGCCATCATTGAGGGCGGGGCCTACGACTACCTGCCCAAGCCGCTCGACCTGGAACAACTTCGGGCGACCGTCAACCGCGCGGCGCGGCAGGCCATGACCCTTCGAGAGAACTTTCACATGCGCGAGCAGCTCGATCGCGCGTATTCGTTCGAGGGGATCATCGCGGTTTCGAGCGCGATGCGCAGCGCGGTCGATCGCGCCCGCCGCCTGGCGAAAACCAAACTGACCGTCATCATCTATGGGGAATCGGGGACGGGCAAGGAGTTGATCGCCCGCGCGATCCACAACAACTCCGATCGGCGCAAGGGACCGTGGGTCCCGGTCAACTGCGCGGGCATCTCCGAGGGGATTCTGGAGTCCGAGTTGTTCGGCCATGTCAAAGGCGCGTTCACCAACGCGCACACGGATCGCCGCGGTCTCTTTGAGGCCGCCGACGGCGGGACGATTTTTCTGGACGAGATTGGGGACATGCCGCAGCAGATGCAGGCCAAGCTCCTCCGCGTCCTGGAAAGCGGCGAGATCGTCCGCGTCGGCTCGAACAAGCCGATCCACGTCGATGTCCGCGTCGTCGCCGCCACGAACCGCGACCTGAAGCAGGCCGTGGCCGACCGGACCTTCCGCGAGGACCTCTTTTTCCGCATCAACCAGGCGGATATCAATCTCCTGCCGCTCCGCGACCGGCGGGAGGAGATCGCTCCCCTCATACACCACTTCATCGAGCAGGCCAATGCGCTTCACAAGAAAGGCGTGAAGACGGTCACGTCCGAGGCGCTGCGCCTTTTGGAGAACTACCGCTGGCCGGGAAACGTGCGCGAGTTGCAGAACGTCGTGAATCAGATGGTGGTTTTCTGCGACGGAGAAACGCTGGATGTGAAGGACCTGCCCTCCACGCCGCCGATCAACGCCAGCACGGAGATCGTCCCCCTCAAACCGCGGGCGTTCAACCTGACGCTCGAAGAGCTGGAAAAAATGGCTATCCAACACGCACTCGCCCAACACGGCGGCAACCGCGAAAAGGCGGCGAAGCAGCTCGGCATCGGCGCGCGGACGCTGTATCGGAAGATCAAGGAATACAACATCAGGTGA
- a CDS encoding dipeptide epimerase, with amino-acid sequence MQISWSPILLRLAGSFRTAKATRLDKKTLWVKVTHLNIVGWGEAAPMDTYGQTLESAEKALLAMSGVLSERPFSSIGESIDRLVEGFGDQMATVAAVDAALHDWAGKQAGVPAFQLLGCQPTGPFTTSFTIGLDEPQAVVERVRCAEAYPILKLKLGGPNDEEIVARVRESVPSKTIRVDANTAWTVDHALDMLPRLAKYGVEFVEQPLPAGDIEGLRRLKEAGILPIVADESCVRPDDVPKVAGCVDGINIKLSKCGGIREALKMIRLARAHGLEVMLGCMIESSLGISAALQLAPLADWLDLDGHLLLAHDPFTGIGGAGGRLTLSNRPGLGVESNDLAESRNSI; translated from the coding sequence ATGCAAATCTCCTGGTCGCCAATTTTGCTGCGTTTGGCCGGATCTTTTCGAACCGCCAAGGCCACAAGGCTGGACAAGAAGACGCTCTGGGTAAAAGTTACCCATCTTAATATCGTCGGATGGGGCGAAGCCGCCCCAATGGACACGTATGGTCAGACTCTGGAGTCGGCGGAAAAGGCCCTATTGGCGATGTCCGGAGTCCTGTCCGAGCGGCCTTTTTCCTCCATTGGCGAGTCCATAGATCGGTTGGTGGAGGGTTTCGGCGACCAGATGGCGACCGTCGCAGCGGTGGATGCGGCGCTGCACGATTGGGCCGGGAAGCAGGCCGGTGTTCCGGCTTTTCAATTGCTGGGCTGCCAGCCGACCGGCCCGTTTACGACGTCCTTTACGATCGGGCTCGATGAACCCCAGGCGGTGGTTGAGCGCGTGCGGTGCGCGGAGGCGTACCCGATTCTCAAGCTGAAGCTGGGTGGTCCGAACGATGAGGAGATCGTCGCACGGGTGCGCGAATCAGTCCCGTCCAAGACGATCCGTGTCGATGCGAACACGGCGTGGACGGTGGATCACGCGCTCGACATGCTCCCGCGCCTGGCGAAGTACGGCGTCGAGTTCGTCGAACAGCCGCTACCCGCGGGCGATATCGAAGGGCTTCGGCGGCTGAAGGAGGCCGGCATCCTGCCGATCGTGGCGGATGAAAGCTGCGTGCGGCCGGACGACGTGCCGAAGGTAGCCGGCTGCGTCGATGGCATCAACATCAAGCTCAGCAAGTGCGGCGGCATCCGCGAGGCGCTGAAGATGATCCGCCTGGCCCGCGCCCACGGTCTCGAGGTCATGCTTGGCTGCATGATCGAAAGCTCGCTGGGCATCTCCGCGGCCCTGCAACTGGCCCCGCTGGCCGACTGGCTGGACCTCGACGGTCACCTGCTGTTGGCTCACGATCCGTTTACTGGAATCGGCGGAGCGGGCGGGCGGTTGACGTTGAGCAATCGGCCGGGTCTGGGCGTTGAGTCAAATGACCTCGCCGAGTCTCGCAATTCGATCTAG
- a CDS encoding 3-oxoacyl-ACP synthase III family protein translates to MPNERLESVLGPLNDAPQKVRSFVENLGKKMLDRGGVLTRHFAVDPETGDMTYNFSSMAEKAARNALEMAKIEPQQIDLLIISCPSYDQSTPPTSALLQERLGIQSCAEMEIHSNCTGVGKGVQVAYDALRSGRYRTALVAYSQLSSIYLRSCYYNQPKMDKVHAALRWILADGAGALVLQANQNGSPGHEIIGTFVESVGAGRPAGMIAGGAAADLMPAAHQIPQLYADGMHHLWQDFSAVNDNAAPLLLQGLCNFTGQLKIEPGSVDHYVVSIPTLQLYEDHIPAFLDRLSITRDKIKFRSAKIGYCGGAATLLHLDEMIRSGELKSGQLAIVHAVESSKWMTAGFAVRW, encoded by the coding sequence GTGCCCAACGAAAGGCTGGAGTCCGTCCTCGGCCCGCTGAACGACGCGCCGCAAAAAGTCCGCAGCTTCGTCGAAAACCTCGGCAAGAAGATGCTCGATCGCGGCGGCGTCCTGACGCGCCACTTTGCCGTCGACCCCGAAACGGGGGACATGACCTACAACTTCAGCAGCATGGCCGAAAAGGCCGCGCGCAACGCCCTGGAAATGGCCAAGATCGAGCCGCAGCAGATTGATCTGCTGATCATCTCCTGTCCGTCCTACGATCAAAGCACGCCGCCGACCAGCGCCCTGCTTCAGGAACGATTGGGCATCCAAAGTTGCGCCGAAATGGAGATTCACTCCAACTGCACCGGCGTGGGCAAGGGCGTGCAAGTCGCCTACGACGCGCTTCGCTCAGGGCGCTATCGAACGGCCCTCGTCGCCTACAGCCAGCTTTCGTCCATCTATCTGCGAAGCTGCTATTACAACCAGCCCAAGATGGACAAGGTCCATGCGGCGCTTCGCTGGATCCTGGCCGATGGCGCCGGCGCCCTCGTTCTACAGGCGAATCAGAACGGCAGCCCGGGCCACGAGATCATTGGTACCTTCGTGGAATCCGTCGGCGCCGGCCGGCCCGCGGGCATGATTGCCGGGGGTGCCGCCGCCGATCTCATGCCGGCCGCGCACCAGATCCCCCAGCTTTACGCCGACGGCATGCACCACTTGTGGCAGGACTTCTCCGCGGTGAATGACAATGCCGCGCCGCTCCTGCTTCAGGGGCTGTGCAACTTCACCGGCCAGCTCAAGATCGAGCCCGGCAGCGTCGATCATTACGTCGTCTCCATCCCCACGCTCCAGCTTTACGAAGACCACATCCCGGCCTTCCTCGATCGCCTGAGCATCACCCGCGACAAGATCAAATTCCGCAGCGCCAAGATCGGCTACTGCGGCGGCGCGGCCACTCTGCTCCACCTCGACGAAATGATCCGCTCGGGCGAACTGAAGTCCGGTCAACTCGCCATCGTCCACGCCGTGGAGTCGAGCAAGTGGATGACGGCCGGCTTCGCCGTGCGATGGTAG
- a CDS encoding isoprenylcysteine carboxylmethyltransferase family protein, with protein MDDGRLRRAMVDGPTPLNPPPERPFALRSTIYTAGFLLVILAVVPSVFYLLGEWILTSIPARFIIQAYWTGFRTLLGIAVFTIGLAAYLYCSIWLIYHGRGPHVEFDPPKVFVATGPYRWVRNPVVITLLVAFLGEVIFFASLGLIVLFVLGVAFAHYQVTRIEEPRLATRFGESYAEYCRQVPRWLPQPPRETTPPPQ; from the coding sequence GTGGATGACGGCCGGCTTCGCCGTGCGATGGTAGACGGACCCACGCCTCTCAACCCCCCGCCCGAACGCCCGTTCGCCCTGCGAAGCACGATCTACACAGCCGGCTTCCTGTTGGTCATTCTTGCCGTCGTTCCATCTGTTTTTTATCTGCTCGGCGAATGGATCCTGACCTCCATCCCCGCTCGATTCATCATCCAGGCGTATTGGACCGGCTTTCGAACTCTGCTCGGTATCGCCGTTTTCACCATCGGCCTCGCGGCCTACCTGTATTGCTCGATCTGGCTGATTTATCACGGCCGCGGGCCGCACGTGGAGTTCGATCCGCCCAAGGTCTTCGTCGCCACCGGCCCTTATCGCTGGGTCCGCAATCCCGTCGTCATTACGCTCCTGGTCGCTTTTCTGGGAGAGGTGATCTTTTTCGCATCCCTCGGGTTGATCGTCCTTTTCGTGCTGGGCGTGGCCTTCGCACACTATCAGGTGACGCGGATTGAGGAGCCGCGACTGGCCACCCGGTTTGGCGAGTCATACGCCGAGTATTGTCGACAAGTGCCCCGATGGTTGCCCCAACCTCCCCGCGAGACGACTCCGCCTCCCCAATAA